The genomic stretch GACTCATAACTCTTTCTAGCGTGGGATACGAACGGAGAATGCCCCGCACGGGGTTTAGCGCCGCGTTCAGAGCCGCGTAGTACTTCTCTTCGCCGAATGCATAGCTATGAAACGCCATAGCATAGAGGTCACGCAGGTCGTCCACGGAGAAAGCCAGCGGATTGTCGTCCCTCTCCCCTAACTCGAAACGCGCACGCGGATTATGCTTGTGATATTCACTCAAGTAGGGCTTCTGTTCTTCGGCCAGATCGGGGAGAGTCTGGGCAATGCGGTCGATCCAGTCGTCGGCCGAGAATTCTTCCGCTGTCATGAACGCTTACCCTTTGCGACATCTGCCGTCGTGATGATCTCAAGCTTCTCAGAGGTCGTATATCTCATATGTCCTCCTCCCAATTTCCCAGAACATTTTTTTGAGCGGGGAGTTTCTTACTTCTTTTTGTTGGGAATTATATCAAATGGCTTGACGGAAATCCCCGCAAGAGACTGCACTGCAAGGATTTCTAAACTTAATTATACTCGTTTTGAAATGGAGACGATAACCTGATTTTCTTTTCTTAAGGGATTCGTATGCTCAAAAACACGTCATAGTACTTGAGACCAGACCTGCAGCAATGGAGGCAGTTGATGGAACCTGATCACATAATTCATGACTGGAACCGGTCTGGTTTCGGATCCTAATACGGGGAAGTCAGACTACGAACCTTAATCATGTCTAGTTTGTTCAGACAGCGCGAGTTATAATAGGCATGCGTTACCGGAGAATTGTGTCTACTTGCTCAAATGATTTCACGACAATTAGAGATCGCCTTCGGAATGGGTCCGTCTTGATTAATTTGACAAGAATTCCATAACATAGTTATTTTACTTACTAACATGGGTATTGATATTTCAGTAAAAGAACTGATGAGAAGGATTAATGAGTCTGAAAAGACTCGCACTCCAGAGGATCGGTTACGCCTGTTGCAGGAAGCCCGCATTCTTGATTCGGACGGGAATTTTGTACGTGAGCTTTTCAGCGAAGAAACCCATCAGAAAGCCCTGAATTACTCCAAGACAAAAGATTGAATGTATTCATCAAATCCATCTATTGTCTATGGCTTCCATGCCATTGACAGGTCCGCCGGATTGAAAATACTCAACCTAGAAGACGAGTTTCAGCCCAGTAGCAATGAATATGATTGGCTAGGCCCCGGCATTTATTTCTGGGAAAACAATCTGGAGCGTGCTAATCAGTATGCCCAGCAGGACAGCAGACGGCCTGATTCCAGAATCAAAGAACCTTTTGTTCTCGGCGCCGTCTTGGAACTGGGTAATTGTCTGGATTTGCTGGATCAGAAGTACAATGATTTCCTCAAAGATGCATATTCCCAATTAGAAAAGGCTCTATTTGAGCAAGACAGGCCGTTACCAAGCAACAGTAATATGGGTGAAGACGACTTTGATTTTAAAGCCAGAGAGCTTGACTGTTCCGTAATTCGATACGCCTGTGCGTTGTCGAAGAGGGAATATGACAAGCCGTTTGATTCTGTAAGAGCGGCTTTTATAGAGGGAGAACCTATTTATGAAGGCGCTCATTTTTTCTCCAAGAACCACATCCAGATAGCGGTCATCAATCCAAACTGTATCAAGGGTATATTTCTGCCCAGACAAGAGGTGAGTATTAATTAATCTTCACACTCTGAACCAGGCGGACAGACTGCGTACTATATAACACGCACTTATTCACAAAATTTTTTCCTGTGTCATAATTAACCGCATGATTACTGCCGATGTAGCTCAGTGGTAGAGCAGCTCACTCGTAATGAGCAGGTCAGGGGTTCGAATCCCCTCGTCGGCTGTATGTAGCCTCAGTTCCACCCCGGCGACTAACTGCGTGATACAGCCCATGGCGAGTCTTTTATCAAAGGAACGTATCGTTAGAGGTCCGGAATTCAACCGCTGGCTGGTTGTGCCTCCGTCTATTGCGGTTCACCTGTGCATTGGCTCCGTTTACGCCTGGAGCATATATAATCCCGCGTTAATTGAGGTGCTTGGCGTTGCCACTAGCGCGGGGGATGACTGGGCCTTGCGTCAGGTAGTGTGGATATTCAGCGTCGCAATCGCGTTCACCGGGCTTACGGCGGCGTTTGCCGGCAAATGGGTTGAGAAGGTGGGACTACGCATGGTCGGTGTGATGGCGGCGTGTTTTTGGGGTGGTGGCTACATGCTCAGTAGCCTCGGTGTTACTTTGCATGAACTGTGGCTGATTTATCTGGGTTACGGCGTAATCGGCGGTATCGGTCTGGGCCTTGGTTATGTCTCACCGGTCAGCAACCTGATTCGCTGGTTTCCGGACCGGCGCGGCCTGGCCGCCGGAATGGCGATCATGGGCTTCGGTGGTGGTGCGATGATCGCAGTGCCGCTTAAGGAATTTTTCCTCCAGTACTTTTACAAGGCGCCTCAATACTTGGGGACGGTCGACGCAGTCGATATGATCACTCGTTCGGGCCGGCGTTTTGTTGAAGTCGGCGGTCAGCTCAAAGAGGTTGTCGTCGCGGGGGCTGCCGAGGCGGCACATGTGCTTGTGCCCGGAGCCGAAGCGGCCGGGGTGTATGTGGTTGGCACCGGCTCCGCGGGAGTCGCCCAGACCTTTCTTTTATTCGGGGTGGTTTATTTTCTTGTGATAATGATCTCGGCGTTTTTATATCGTGTCCCGGTTCCGGGGTATAGACCGCGGGGATGGGAGCAGCCGGCCGGAGAGGATTCCAGCAAGCGAATGATCAGTCAGAAAGATGTGCATATGGATCAGGCGTTAAAAACATCTCAGTTCTACCAGGTGTGGGTAGTGCTGTGCCTTAACGTTACAGCCGGCATCGGGATTATCTCTGTTGCCAAGACAATGATGACCGAGATATTCAGCAGCGC from Candidatus Dadabacteria bacterium encodes the following:
- a CDS encoding OFA family MFS transporter, giving the protein MASLLSKERIVRGPEFNRWLVVPPSIAVHLCIGSVYAWSIYNPALIEVLGVATSAGDDWALRQVVWIFSVAIAFTGLTAAFAGKWVEKVGLRMVGVMAACFWGGGYMLSSLGVTLHELWLIYLGYGVIGGIGLGLGYVSPVSNLIRWFPDRRGLAAGMAIMGFGGGAMIAVPLKEFFLQYFYKAPQYLGTVDAVDMITRSGRRFVEVGGQLKEVVVAGAAEAAHVLVPGAEAAGVYVVGTGSAGVAQTFLLFGVVYFLVIMISAFLYRVPVPGYRPRGWEQPAGEDSSKRMISQKDVHMDQALKTSQFYQVWVVLCLNVTAGIGIISVAKTMMTEIFSSALPDIVDVTFAATYVLMVGMFNMLGRIIWASASDKLGRRNTCSIFCAVGFLLYLSIPVTAHQVNLDPSIFWLLMFYAATMIIFTFYGGVFATVPAYLADLFGTRYVGGIYGHLLTAWSVAGVLGPLAVTSLRDRSLMAEINRLAEMVSPDEFVKTFGAGVNDLEILVQNKTVTLAKLMDIAPEGAVDPTASLYNSTMYVMAALLIIALISNLLIRPVDEKHHIKD